From the Capnocytophaga sp. oral taxon 878 genome, the window TCTCTGCACGTTCCCTGCAAAGGTATCGCTCCAATGGTAAACTGCCTTATTATACCATATCAGGCAAAATATACTACAAGCTCTCGGATGTACATCAATTTATCCGAGAACATTTTAGTGTGCCAGTAACAGCCTTAAAAGCCAAAAACGGAAATACTATGCCTAAAAAGGACAGCCTCTCTTAGACGTCTTACAAAGGGAGTAATTTTACCCCCAAATTAAAAAAGATGTTTAAATAATGGCAGAAAATCAACACGCCGATACGGCAAATTACGACAATCAAATCCCAGTGGATGAACAACTATCTGATATCCTACTGGTATTTGACAAAGAAGAAAAACAGCTTAAGGCTGTAAAAGGAATTGATGAGAAAGGAGAGTTAAAAATGGCTCCTGCTGACAGCAAATCCTTGGATGACTTTATGAAAGTAGACAAGCAAGGTAATATGCTGTCTAATTTCTTTAGCAACTTTATGCGCCAAGCCCAGAACCCTTCTCGTTTTTCTTTCTTTAAAATACCGATAGAAAAATCGGTAAATACGATAGAAAAACTTCAAAACCATCTGGCAAAGCTCACTGAAAAGGGTAAGGAATACCTCAAGAAGTACGAAGTATCTCCTGAGCAGTATATCAAACAAGAGCAAAAAGCAGCTACTCTAAAACAAGAAGGAGAGACTGCCGTTGCTCAGACCCCTCCTGAAGCTCCTGCTCAAGCACAAGTACAAGAAGCTCCTGCTCAAACGCAAGTACAAGAAGCTCCTGCTCAAACGCAAGCACAAGAAGCTCCTGCTCAGGCACAATCTCAAAGTACTCCTGCCCAAGAGGAACTCAAGTACAACCCTGATGCTATTGATTGGGAAACGCTACAAAACTTAGGGGTGAGTCGAGAGTCTTTAGAGAAGAGGAACCTATTAGAGCCCCTCTTAAAAGGTTATAAAACCAATGAACTGGTACCTATTAGTTTCAATTTAGGCTCTACAGTAACCCGCTTTGATGCTCGTCTGTCCCTAAGAGAAGTTGATGGAAAAGTAGCAGTAGCCATTCACGGGATGCGCAAGGAACCACAATTGGATTATCCTTTCTTTGGTCACGAGTTTTCAGAAGAGGATAAAAAGAACCTGCTTACCACAGGAAATATGGGACGTACAGTTGAGCTTACCAATAGTAAAACAGGGGAGAAAATCCCTTCTATCATCAGTATTGACAAGCTCACCAATGAAATCATTGCCTTGCGCAGTGAACATATCAAAGTCCCCGATGAAATCAAAGGAGTCAAACTCTCCCAGGAGCAAAAACAAACGCTCAAAGAAGGCAAGCCTCTGTTTGTTGAGGGAATGACCTCTAAAAAAGGAGAGCCTTTTAACGCAACTGTGCAGTTCAATGCCGACAAGCGTTATGTGGAATTTCTTTTTGAAGACAAAGCTCCTAAACTTGCTAATCAAGAGAAACTCACTGAGGCTCCTACAGTCATACGAGGGGTAACTCTTACTGAAGAACAACACAAGGAACTGAGCAAGGGTAATCCTATTTATTTAGAAGGTTTACAGAGCAAAGCCGGTAAAACTTATAGCGGTTATTTTACTTTTGACAAGGACAAAGGCAAGGTAGAGATGAGCTTTAACAATCCTCAAAAGGACATTACTGATAAAGTTTCTTCTACCAAGCAAAAAGCTGAAACTTCTAAAGCCAAAGAAGAAAAACGCCCTCAAAAGCAATCAGAAAAAACAGCTCAAAAAGAAACTGCTAAGAAGTCGAAGGGACGCAAAGTATAACTCTAATTTTTAACCTCAATACACGTAGAAAAATGAAAGTTATATTAGCAGAAAAGCCCAGTGTGGCAAGAGAGATTGCCGCTATAGTGGGGGCAAGTGAAAAACAAGATGGATATTTGTTAGGTAATGATTATGCTGTTACTTGGGCATTGGGACATTTAGTGCAATTAGCCCTTCCAGAGGCTTATGGTTGTGTAGGATTCCACAGAGAACACCTACCTATTCTACCTCGCCCCTTTATCTTGGTACCCAAACAAATTCCTGAGGATAAGAAAGGTTACAGGTCAGACCCTATGGCTTTAAAACAGCTTAAAATCATTGATAGCCTTTTTAAGAAGTGTAGTTCCATTATTGTAGCCACCGATGCAGGTCGTGAAGGAGAACTGATCTTCCGCTATATCTATGAATATTTGCACTGTCAAAAACCTTTTCAAAGGCTTTGGATTAGCTCCTTAACCGAAAAAGGTATCAAAACAGGACTTGCCAATCTGCAAGAAGGAAGTGCTTTTGATTTGCTGTATGCCTCTGCTCAAAAGCGTAGTGAGGCTGATTGGCTGGTGGGTATCAATGCTACCCAAGCCCTAAGTATAGCCGTAGGTGAAGGGATTTATTCCTTAGGTAGGGTGCAAACACCTACCTTAGCAATGGTTTGTAAAAGATTTTTAGAGCACACACATTTTCAAAAAAAACCTTTTTACCAATTGCGACTCAAGCACCAAAAAAGCTATACTGATTTTTTCAGTATCTCAGCTAAAATTGAGGACAAAAAGGAAGCTGAAGCCTTACAAAAACAATTAGAAAAGTCTCCTATGGCCGAGGTGATTTCCACTGAAAAAGAAGTGGTAAAAGAACAACCTCCTTTGCTCTATGATCTAACAGGTCTTCAGAAAGAAGCTAATAAAAAATGGAACTTTTCAGCCGATGAGACCCTGCAAATCGCTCAAAGTCTCTACGAGCAAAAATACATTACTTACCCACGTACTGGTAGTAAGTACATCTCAGAGGATGTATGGGAAGAAATCCCACAGCTGATACGTTTGTTACAAGAAAGTGAGGCATACGCTAACGAAGCTAGACTTGTAAAAATTGGGACGCTGAATAAGAAGATGGTTAATGATTTGAAAGTAACAGACCATCACGGACTTCTTATTACAGAGCGCTTTCCTACCAACCTTACGGCAAAAGAAAACACTATTTACAAAATGATTGCCACCCGACTTTTGGAAGCGGTATCTGAACCCTGTGTAAAAGAAGTGCAAAAGACTCTACTGGAGGCTCTGCACACTGACTTCTTGGTAAAAGGTGTTCAAGTGTTACAAGCGGGTTGGCGCGCTATCGGTGGTTTTTACTCTGATGAAACTGCCAAAGACAGTGAAAAAGACAATGAAGGTGATAGCAATCAAGTGCTGCCTGAACTTGTACAAGGGGAAAGTATAAAGATTAAAGCCGTTGAAATCCTTTCTAAAACCACCCAACCTCCTGCTTTATATACCGAATCAGGACTGTTGGGGGCTATGGAAACAGCTGGAAAGACCTTAGAAGATAAGGCGCAACGTGAACTATTACAAGGAGCAGGTATAGGTACTCCAGCCACACGTGCCGCTATTATCGAGACGCTTTTAAAGCGTAATTATATTGAGCGCAAACAAAAGTCTCTTATTCCTACCGATAAAGGAATGCAGGTATATCAGTGGGTAAAATCACTTACTATAGCCGATGTTGCCCTTACAGGCGAATGGGAAAGTCAATTGCAAAAGATAGAACAAGGAGAGCTCTCTCCCGATAGTTTTTCTTCGGATATGGAAGCCTATACCCATAGTCTTACTGATACGTTTTTGGCTATGGACATACCCCAAAAAGAAAAACTCAAAATCACTTGTCCTAAATGTAGAAATGCTTCCTTATTACTGTTTGAAAAGGTAGCCAAATGCCCTGATGAGGACTGTGGTTATGTGCTTTTTAGGAATGTATGTGGCAAACCTCTTACTGATGAGTTGCTCAAAACGCTCTTTGAAAAAGGAAAAACACCTCTGATAAAAGGAATGAAAAGCAAGTCAGGCAGCACTTTCGATGCCTATATACGTTTGAAAGAAAATGGTGAAACTGCCTTTGAGTTTCCTGAGAAAACTTCCAAAAAGCGAAAATACTAACAAAGGTTAGGTAAACTTTCAGTAAAGAAAGTCTGTGAGCTAACACAACTGATTATGTACCATAGCCTAAGTGAAGTTTAGTCCTCCTGTTGATAACTTTTGTTTCAATATATTTGCTCTTTAGAAATAATATAGTACTTTTGCAAATGTTTTGCAACGATATATATTTTCAATATGAAGGGACTAACCATACGAAAGTGGATACAATCATTGGAGGAAAAGGGTATTTACAGCTTTTCTATGCAGGAGCTAAAAGAGGTGTTTCCTCTCCTTAAAGAAAAAACTATTCTCAATACTTTAGGGACACTTAAAAAGCAAGGAAAGCTCCTGCCTCTTAGGAATGGCATCTATAGCATCGTCCGTTTTGTGGAAATTGGTAATGCTACTGATAACAAAGCTATCAGAGAAGAGGGAAAACCTTATTTCTACATTGAAACACTGATGCAACACCTAAAAAGGGAATACTATGTAGCCCTGCTCAGTGCAGTAGAAGTACATCTATCTCCCAAAGAGGCTTTACAGGCAAATGAAATTACAGTGATAACCTCCTTACCTCCGCTGAGAGATTCCTTTAGGGAACAAAGTAAAATTCGTTACCTTGTCAAAAAGGATATCAAAAACTTAAGAGAAATAGGAGTAAAAAGAAAAACCTTACCTTTTTCTATAGAGGAAAGAACTTTGCGGGTAGCCTCTTTGGAGCTCACTGCGGTTGATTTGCTCCTCTATGAAAAAGAGATAGGAGGCATTCAAAAATCGGTAGAGGTAATTCAAAGGATTAAAAACCACCTGAGTTGGCAAGAGCTTCCTACAGAGGTAATCCTCTCTACACCTGTTTCTATTTTCCAACGTTTGGGCTATGTTCTTTCTTTTATCAAGGAGGAAGAACTGGCTGAGGGGCTCAAAGAGAGAGTTCTTAGCACAGGGAAAAAATTTAGAAGAACCCTTTTAAAAACAGATGTCCCTGAAAAGGGAGGAGAGCCTTTTTGCCCTATTTGGAAAATCGTGGTAAATATATCTTTGCAGAACGACACTTTGTAAAAATTAAAATTTGTTGAA encodes:
- a CDS encoding helix-turn-helix domain-containing protein is translated as MEIDRIEFIAWMERIMDRFDLLKEQIDKAEKRKNSLDGEELLDNQDLMLTFKISARSLQRYRSNGKLPYYTISGKIYYKLSDVHQFIREHFSVPVTALKAKNGNTMPKKDSLS
- a CDS encoding DUF3945 domain-containing protein; this encodes MAENQHADTANYDNQIPVDEQLSDILLVFDKEEKQLKAVKGIDEKGELKMAPADSKSLDDFMKVDKQGNMLSNFFSNFMRQAQNPSRFSFFKIPIEKSVNTIEKLQNHLAKLTEKGKEYLKKYEVSPEQYIKQEQKAATLKQEGETAVAQTPPEAPAQAQVQEAPAQTQVQEAPAQTQAQEAPAQAQSQSTPAQEELKYNPDAIDWETLQNLGVSRESLEKRNLLEPLLKGYKTNELVPISFNLGSTVTRFDARLSLREVDGKVAVAIHGMRKEPQLDYPFFGHEFSEEDKKNLLTTGNMGRTVELTNSKTGEKIPSIISIDKLTNEIIALRSEHIKVPDEIKGVKLSQEQKQTLKEGKPLFVEGMTSKKGEPFNATVQFNADKRYVEFLFEDKAPKLANQEKLTEAPTVIRGVTLTEEQHKELSKGNPIYLEGLQSKAGKTYSGYFTFDKDKGKVEMSFNNPQKDITDKVSSTKQKAETSKAKEEKRPQKQSEKTAQKETAKKSKGRKV
- a CDS encoding type IA DNA topoisomerase; amino-acid sequence: MKVILAEKPSVAREIAAIVGASEKQDGYLLGNDYAVTWALGHLVQLALPEAYGCVGFHREHLPILPRPFILVPKQIPEDKKGYRSDPMALKQLKIIDSLFKKCSSIIVATDAGREGELIFRYIYEYLHCQKPFQRLWISSLTEKGIKTGLANLQEGSAFDLLYASAQKRSEADWLVGINATQALSIAVGEGIYSLGRVQTPTLAMVCKRFLEHTHFQKKPFYQLRLKHQKSYTDFFSISAKIEDKKEAEALQKQLEKSPMAEVISTEKEVVKEQPPLLYDLTGLQKEANKKWNFSADETLQIAQSLYEQKYITYPRTGSKYISEDVWEEIPQLIRLLQESEAYANEARLVKIGTLNKKMVNDLKVTDHHGLLITERFPTNLTAKENTIYKMIATRLLEAVSEPCVKEVQKTLLEALHTDFLVKGVQVLQAGWRAIGGFYSDETAKDSEKDNEGDSNQVLPELVQGESIKIKAVEILSKTTQPPALYTESGLLGAMETAGKTLEDKAQRELLQGAGIGTPATRAAIIETLLKRNYIERKQKSLIPTDKGMQVYQWVKSLTIADVALTGEWESQLQKIEQGELSPDSFSSDMEAYTHSLTDTFLAMDIPQKEKLKITCPKCRNASLLLFEKVAKCPDEDCGYVLFRNVCGKPLTDELLKTLFEKGKTPLIKGMKSKSGSTFDAYIRLKENGETAFEFPEKTSKKRKY
- a CDS encoding type IV toxin-antitoxin system AbiEi family antitoxin, giving the protein MKGLTIRKWIQSLEEKGIYSFSMQELKEVFPLLKEKTILNTLGTLKKQGKLLPLRNGIYSIVRFVEIGNATDNKAIREEGKPYFYIETLMQHLKREYYVALLSAVEVHLSPKEALQANEITVITSLPPLRDSFREQSKIRYLVKKDIKNLREIGVKRKTLPFSIEERTLRVASLELTAVDLLLYEKEIGGIQKSVEVIQRIKNHLSWQELPTEVILSTPVSIFQRLGYVLSFIKEEELAEGLKERVLSTGKKFRRTLLKTDVPEKGGEPFCPIWKIVVNISLQNDTL